The DNA segment GTTGGACATTGGCCAGCCTGAAGATTTCGCGAAAGCTCAAGAAGACGTTTACAAACCAAGGTGGGCCGCATGAATTGGCATGGAAAAAAAGTATTAGTGACTGGCGCAGGTGGCTTTATTGGAAGTCACCTAACCGAACGACTGGTTGAATTAGGTGCCGATGTCCGTGCACTCGTTCACTACAATTCCGGTGGCCGCAGGGGTTGGCTGGACGAATCCCCACTTCAAGATCAGATGACGGTCTTGGCCGGTGATATCACCGATGCAGGCTCGGTACGAGAAGCTATGAAAGATCGTGAAGTCGTCTTTCATTTGGCAGCTTTGATCGCGATTCCCTATTCCTACGTCGCACCGAATTCCTACGTCCAAACCAATGTCGTGGGAACGGTCAACGTGCTGGAAGCGGCTCGACAGTTAAACACGGAACGCATCGTCCACACTTCCACCAGCGAAGTCTACGGATCCGCGCTCCAAGTTCCGATCTCTGAAGATCATCCACTGCAGGGGCAATCCCCTTATTCGGCCAGTAAAATCGGTGCCGACAAACTTGTTGAATCTTATTACAACTCGTTTGAATTGCCAGTGACAACCGTCCGCCCATTCAACACCTTTGGGCCTCGCCAGTCGGCACGTGCAGTCCTGCCAACAATCATTACCCAATGTCTAACCGGCGACTCGGTTCGACTGGGCAGTTTGACACCGACGCGCGACCTAAATTACGTCGCCAACACGGTGCACGGTTTTATTTCCGCTGCGGCAAGCCCAGCAGCTATCGGGCGAACCATGAATGTTGGTTCCGGACAGGAAATCAGCATCGGTGACCTTGCCCACCTGATTGCCGAGTTGGTTGGCAAGCCGATCACCATCGAAAGTGATGAACAACGACACCGGCCGGAAAAAAGTGAAGTCCAGCGGCTACTCGCCGATAACCGTTTGGCGAAAGAACTAATTGACTGGGAACCGATTGTCGATTTCCGTACTGGGTTGTCCAATACGATCGATTGGTTCCGAGAAAACCTGGCAGGATACCGTCCCGATGTCTACAACGTGTAAAGCGATTTCAGCGGAATCGATTGTCCAAACCCTTCGAGCCTGCTTCCCGGCCCATGAACGCTTGGCCCTCCACGAACCCTTCTTCGGAGGCTCCGAAGATGCGTACGTAAGCGACTGCGTTACCACCGGTTGGGTCTCATCAGTCGGTGCCTACGTCGATCGTTTCGAACAGGACCTCGCTGCCTACACGGGGGCTAAACACGCGATTGCGGTTGTAAACGGCACTGCAGCTTTGCATATTTCGTTGAAATTAGCAGGCGTCCAGCCTGACGACGAAGTCCTCTGCCCTGCTCTCACATTCGTCGCAACGGCAAATGCCATCTCCTACTGCGGAGCCATTCCCCACTTCATCGACTCAGAATCCAATACTCTTGGAGTCGATGCTGGCAAATTGAGCGATTATTTAAAAGACATCGCGGTCGAAGACGGCGAATCCTATCGAAACAAACGGACCGGGCGAACCCTAAAAGCGATTGTCCCTGTCCATACCCTGGGCCATCCGGTCGACCTAGATCCCATCATCGAGGTTTGCGAACGCTATCGTTTAGAACTGGTCGAGGACGCCGCTGAGTCCCTGGGCTCTACCTACAAAGGACGACACACCGGAACCTTTGGGATCGCAAACGCGATTAGTTTCAACGGGAACAAAATCATTACGACTGGTGGCGGCGGAGCTATCCTAACCGACAATACTCCGTTGGCGACACGGGCAAAACACTTAGTAACGACAGCCAAACAGCCACACCCTTGGAAATATGAACACGATGCGTTGGGGTACAACTATCGTCTCCCCAACATCAACGCTGCACTTGGCTGCGCTCAACTGGAGAAACTTCCGCAGTTGTTAAAATGGAAGCGTTCGATTTATTCAACTTACCAAACGGCATTTTCTGAGACTCCGCAAGTTAGAATTGTTGGTGAGCCAGATTCCTCACAAAGCAACTATTGGCTGAATGCTCTACAAATTCAGGGCGACCGTTCATTCCGCGACGCAATTATCGAAAGTGCCCATCTTCAAGGGATTGCAGTAAGGCCAATGTGGTCTTTATTGAACACCATGCCGATGTACCTCGAAGCCCCTGCGATGGACTTGGATACGAGTGAACGACTTGAACAACAAATAATCAGCTTGCCGAGTAGTGCAATTCTGGGTGCCCCATAAAACATGCGACAGGGCTTGAGATCTCCTAACGCTTAGAAGATTCGCCCACGTCTCCAACCAAATTTGCTTAGCTCCACTGCACGAACCATAACGCTTTCCACGACAACGGCCCCGGTCCCGTCCATAATGCTTGGACAGTCATCCAACCTTGACTTGACATGGCTTGTACCGTCAGCCATTTTTATCGTTCGGCGCGTGGCAAGGATTCACGTTGACGTAACTTACCTGACTACCTAAGTTCTCAATCAGAAAGCGGAATGACAGGCCTGCCTACCGACTGGCGACTCTCGCAACAAATCAAACCGGTAGCATTGCTAGTAATTCCCTGTAGCCGCAAGGACGCTGAAGGAGGACGAAGCAAATGGATTTGGCCGCACATCAAGACTTCTCGCGTCGGAGACAAAAGCCACTGGCCGCAGGGTTGGGGCACGATGACACAGCGACACAAAAATTGCTTTGGCAGTACTGTGCAATTGCATTAGTAACCTATTTGCTAGCGTTCGCTTTTCACTATACGCCCCCACTGCTCTACGTCGTCTGCATCACTGCCGTCTACTGCAGCGCAACACCAACCTTCCTTCTCTCCCCGCGGAACGTTCTGTACGCTTACCACCTCTTGTTCTACGGAATCGCCGTGATGGGTGCCGAGCGATACGCGGACTTCGATTATAGTGACCCGGCAGTCAACTTGAGCTACCTAATGTTGACCGTAAGCTATTTGGTCTCCTATCTAACCCTCTTCCACGCTGAGAGAATTCAAACGAGTCGATATCGTTTTCTTCGCGTTCTTACCGAGCGGCCCGACGCATCTCACTTTCTTTCGCGTTACTCTTTTCTAACGGCAATCGGCAGTATTCTCTTCGCTATTTTACTAGTACTTAGCACAGGCGGTCTCGCGCATTGGATGGCCGATCCCGGCAGAGCTTTTCTAGGGCGTGAAGGTGGCGGCATCTATTATATTCTCCTGCTAATGTCCACCTCCGTAGCAGCCAGTTGCATTGGGACGAACTGCTATTTAGGAAAAAGCAAAATCACATTGGTCGCTTACCTACTTATTCTGGTAATTTTGACTCCGGTGTTGGGTGGAAAGCAACGAGTTTTCATGACCTTGATATTCCTTTTTTTGCCGTGGGTATTTTTTGCTCGAACAAAATCACGAAAAGCCTTTTACGTCTTCGTAGCTTTTCTGTCCTGCTTTGCGCTGGGAACATGGTTTCGGAACATGCACTGGATCCAGGCGGGAGACATGCTGGCATACTCGCTGAACTATTTCAGCACGCTGGACAATTTGGTGATGAGTGTACGCGATTTCGAACCGGGCTGGCTCCAAACGACCTTCTTACCTTTCAACAAATTCCTAACTCCTTTTGGCACAGGGGGGGATGTTGTTTTCTATGACATGAGCGCGTGGCTAACATCGATCTACTTCCCACATTTCTGGGACCTGCGATGCACCGAACAATGGCCCATCGAAACCGACTTATACCTTAGTTTTCACTATATTTTCGGTCTCCCATTGCTGATGGGCTACATGACCATTGTCGGAGTTCTTTCGAGTGTTGCATATCGCTCCGGTTCACTCGGCTTTATGCTCGTATCCACCTACGTCACTCTCATGTTACCTACACACTTGCGAGGGGGACTAATCATCTGGACCGAATTCTATTTAGTTCCTTTTTGGCTGCTGTGCCTTTGGTTTTTAGGTTCAACTCTCATTAAGCACCGGACAGGTGACCGCACCTCCACTCCCTCCACCGCAGTAATTTAGCCCCCACAGCATGGATTCAAAAATGCAAGAGTGTGCAATCGTTGGCGCCGGTCAAATCGGAAGTAGACACCTCCAAGCCCTGTCTCGCCTTAAAAGTCCGTTGCGCATCTGCGTGGTCGATCCATCGCCACAAGCTTTACAACGATCACGACTTCAGTTCGAAGAGTTCCAAGGGAAATCCGACACACACCAAGTCTCGTTCGAAACCTCGGCAGAAAACCTTCCTCCCAAACTGGACTTAGCGATCATCGCAACCGTCGCATCTCATCGACTCAGCGCCATGGATGCCCTGTTTAAGCGATCGGCGTTGAAATATCTAATCTTGGAGAAATTCCTTTTCCAATCTACGGACGATTACCATAAAGCAGACTCGCTGCTCGCCCAAACGTCGACACAGACCTGGGTAAATTGCCCGCGGCGACTCTGGTCTTTCTACCAACGTCTTCGCGAGCGACTGACTGGTAGCAAGGTTCACTATCACGTAACCGGTTCTCAATGGGGCCTGGGTTGCAACGCAATTCATTTCATCGACCACCTAGCATTTCTAACCGGGGACAACCACTACTCAATCCTGGATGCGTCACTGGAAGT comes from the Roseimaritima multifibrata genome and includes:
- a CDS encoding oligosaccharide repeat unit polymerase; amino-acid sequence: MDLAAHQDFSRRRQKPLAAGLGHDDTATQKLLWQYCAIALVTYLLAFAFHYTPPLLYVVCITAVYCSATPTFLLSPRNVLYAYHLLFYGIAVMGAERYADFDYSDPAVNLSYLMLTVSYLVSYLTLFHAERIQTSRYRFLRVLTERPDASHFLSRYSFLTAIGSILFAILLVLSTGGLAHWMADPGRAFLGREGGGIYYILLLMSTSVAASCIGTNCYLGKSKITLVAYLLILVILTPVLGGKQRVFMTLIFLFLPWVFFARTKSRKAFYVFVAFLSCFALGTWFRNMHWIQAGDMLAYSLNYFSTLDNLVMSVRDFEPGWLQTTFLPFNKFLTPFGTGGDVVFYDMSAWLTSIYFPHFWDLRCTEQWPIETDLYLSFHYIFGLPLLMGYMTIVGVLSSVAYRSGSLGFMLVSTYVTLMLPTHLRGGLIIWTEFYLVPFWLLCLWFLGSTLIKHRTGDRTSTPSTAVI
- a CDS encoding Gfo/Idh/MocA family oxidoreductase, coding for MDSKMQECAIVGAGQIGSRHLQALSRLKSPLRICVVDPSPQALQRSRLQFEEFQGKSDTHQVSFETSAENLPPKLDLAIIATVASHRLSAMDALFKRSALKYLILEKFLFQSTDDYHKADSLLAQTSTQTWVNCPRRLWSFYQRLRERLTGSKVHYHVTGSQWGLGCNAIHFIDHLAFLTGDNHYSILDASLEVDPSPKRQGTIEFTGSLLGKLEQGSTFEITSLAKPGHPIEVSILADEVEFHINETKGTGWSRDLAPTLERVDLDFKIPYVSETGAIACQDILSHGNCDLTTYEDSVALHTPLLQTFLKYYQTQIDETATACPIT
- a CDS encoding GDP-mannose 4,6-dehydratase, whose product is MNWHGKKVLVTGAGGFIGSHLTERLVELGADVRALVHYNSGGRRGWLDESPLQDQMTVLAGDITDAGSVREAMKDREVVFHLAALIAIPYSYVAPNSYVQTNVVGTVNVLEAARQLNTERIVHTSTSEVYGSALQVPISEDHPLQGQSPYSASKIGADKLVESYYNSFELPVTTVRPFNTFGPRQSARAVLPTIITQCLTGDSVRLGSLTPTRDLNYVANTVHGFISAAASPAAIGRTMNVGSGQEISIGDLAHLIAELVGKPITIESDEQRHRPEKSEVQRLLADNRLAKELIDWEPIVDFRTGLSNTIDWFRENLAGYRPDVYNV
- a CDS encoding LegC family aminotransferase, which gives rise to MSTTCKAISAESIVQTLRACFPAHERLALHEPFFGGSEDAYVSDCVTTGWVSSVGAYVDRFEQDLAAYTGAKHAIAVVNGTAALHISLKLAGVQPDDEVLCPALTFVATANAISYCGAIPHFIDSESNTLGVDAGKLSDYLKDIAVEDGESYRNKRTGRTLKAIVPVHTLGHPVDLDPIIEVCERYRLELVEDAAESLGSTYKGRHTGTFGIANAISFNGNKIITTGGGGAILTDNTPLATRAKHLVTTAKQPHPWKYEHDALGYNYRLPNINAALGCAQLEKLPQLLKWKRSIYSTYQTAFSETPQVRIVGEPDSSQSNYWLNALQIQGDRSFRDAIIESAHLQGIAVRPMWSLLNTMPMYLEAPAMDLDTSERLEQQIISLPSSAILGAP